CCTGCATTTGAATCTATTattttcaccaaaaaaaaccaaaattacATTGACATCTAGGTTTATGATGTTTTGTCACATTTCCACGCGGAATAACTTTTGAAActgaataaaatttaattgtatAAAACTTCGTTTTTATCATgaaattttttcttttttgcaaaatcTAACGATTttcgtaaaatatttttagtttgatttatttattttttattgttttatattttattccttATTCTTCTGAATGTTTATATCCGGGAAGTCTCTCTATATTCAATGATCAATCCTTGATTTTTGATGAGGAATTCTagttgtaaaatttatttttaaattttgcaacattttagcTCCTCAGCTATCCCCACACCCCTACCAAAAACCTGTATagcaacaaataaacaacaaacacacccacataTGTGCCGTCAGATAGCTGTCAAAACTGCCAGCAGCGAGAGTTCATTTTTTCGCTTGGGCTGTCAAGCCaagccaaacaaaaagaagaagaagaacaagaaacgaaagcaaactCTCCCAAACtaaaatttgcaaacaaattgtGTGTGGCCTAGGCAACTGATTGGCTGTGGTGCCCGTAAGCGAACATCTGCTGAGCATATGTAACGCAAAAGTGCAATCGTGTGCAACTCTACGCCATATTTGATAAATCACGCTTGTCACACACGCCTGTCCCACCGAATCTCGCAATCAGTCTGAAAAATCTCCAAGCCCCATTTCGGAAATGGCTATCAAAGGGTGTTGTTCCGTGGTGAAGTacttggtggtgctggtgaatCTACTGTTTTGGGTAAGGTGTACGGTTTAATTGCAGAACCGTGGCCAGCTGTAGCTAAATTTCGATCTTTGTTACGCATTGCAACAGGTCGTCGGGTTTTTGATCGTTTCGTTGGCCATCTGGATGCTGTCGGATCCGACCTTCCTGATATCGATGACCCAAAACGAGAAGAACTACACGATCGGATTGTATATCTTCCTGACGGTCGGTGGGCTCATGCTGATCGTCGCCTTTCTTGGGTGCTGTGGCGCATTTAAGGAATCACAGTGGATGCTCACCTCGGTATGGAATTCGGAATATGGAAGATAAATCGTCAGGCAGAAAGGTACATTctaaagtgttttgttttttcgcttACCACAGTTTTTCTGCTGTCTGTTGATGGTGCTTGTTGCTGAGCTGGCAGCTGGCGCTTGGGCATTCCAAAACTCCAACAAACTCGACGATGTGGTGCGTTCGGCAGTGAAGGAAGCTGTGCATACACAGTATGGTGTTATACCCACCCGTACCGCCACACTGGATGCTATTCAGAAGCATGTAAGAAGATTTATTTTCTAATACAATCGTTTGTCATTTAATGTTTGCATATTTCACCCCAATACCCCAAACACAGTACAAGTGCTGCGGTGCCGAAGGACCGAATGACTGGCAATTAAGTGCGTTCAACAACGTGGAACGTACGACGCTCAGCGTAGAAATCTCCAATCAACCGACCAGCTACAAAGTGCCGGAAACCTGCTGCGTGGCCAACATCACACCGGAACAGTGCAAAAGAGCCACGCAAATGGAATTCCTGGCATCGATGAAGACGAAGTCAGATTTATTCGTAGACGTGAGTATATTTTCATACATAGGcttaattattgcaaaatctCCACACTAGAAGACAATTATGCTAAATTTCCATAAATAATTGGGTGCTTATGTATCCACCCCAAACAATTATAGTCCCCGTGATAAAATCTTCATAAACCGATCACGGTATTAATACGGGAAAGTCTCTTCTTCCCTCGAGCGCACGGGAAAGGGCGTGTGTACCACTGCTAAACAATGTGTAGTAGCGCTAAAAATAGTACCACCGCTTCTGGATGAAGCAATTCTCCCCAGACGCCACGCCCAAACCCCGCACCTTGAGCTAACGTTATGTATGCCTTTAAACAAATTGACTGATGCTTACTTCATAAAACTTCGTTTCCGCTTATTGTATAAATAGCTTTCAACCCAGTACCCAGTTGGGATTTTTCTTGCTTCTGTAATTACTCCTTTCTTGCGCTCGTATCGCTTCGATTAAATATCGCTCGCGAATTATTGATCAacgcaaaatttaaaaatggttGAAGGTGTTATAATTTAATCTATTATTTgtcaattgttttgcttttgcaggGTTGCACGGAAAAGTTAGTGAAAGCGGTACAGGAAAACATCAAACTAATTTGCTACGTTGGTGCTGCCATCGTGGGTATTGAGATGCTGACGCTGATACTTTCCTTGCTGCTGTGCTGCGCAATCCGCCGGAACGATAATTACAAGCACTAAAGCCACGGGTCGATTGTAAATGTCGATTTTCAAGCATGCTTTTTAGTCTCCGTATGCATATTTATATGTGTATcaatctatatatatatacatatatatacacatttatttacttaacGAATCCCTAGAACGTAGATCTGATAACAATGGCCATGACAAagcttttatatttttgttttatattttaatgataCGAAATAATACTAAACGGTGTTTTATCTCCCTCtacgttttaaaattaatgcgTAAAAAACTTATTAAATGTAACTTTTAACACATACATAAGACGCACAAAATCCTGCTGCGCTCGAGATAACAAATGGTATCCTCCCCTCCCAAAGCCAAATATACATCTATATATTTGATGTtctttaaaaagaaaacaacaactgcGAATGGCAATTATGCTCTTATTTATataattaacaacaacaaaaaaacaaacaaacgaaaaccccCTTTTAGTACGCACAACCTCGTAAGTGTAACTGAATGCTAAACATATATggaatatataaatattttgtttctcGCAGAGGTCCGCAGCTAGTTACCGATGTActttaacgaaacaaaaaaatggcagTTACAGTAGGTCTCGATACTCTTTTGGGTCACGAGACTCATGCAGAAAATCATAACTGTAGGTCATTCTTCGtacaaaaaatatgcaaaacacacacacaaaaccagaTCAGGTTGTTTGATATCGAAATAATGGTAAATGTCTAGAAATGATTGTGTTCTCTAAAGTTTAAGAAgaataaagttttattttatactcATTTAATTACACCCTTACCGTATTGTTTGTGAtgttacattcggaaacttgCACAAAGACGTGTGATACATTACAATTTGGAAAGACCATCGAATAACGAAAACCAGCAGCAACTACGACAATAAAtgagttgttttatttccctttttctgaGTATATTATACACAAGTAGATCAGCATTATCTAATAACTTCAATATACATTGGTTgcggttgtttctttttgttctagTTGTATTGTTTCCAATaatactttgtttttttgttgcgctgcGGCGTGTGCAGAGTACGAGCGTGTCGGATTCTAGGCTAcgaacgccatcttgttttaGCCAGACTCATATCGATAAGCTAATATGAGCTGGAAAACAACCAATTGATACGGAGAGGTACCTTCAACGATACCAAAACTTCGGTGATGCCGCAAGTGCAATGTTTAGACGAAACGGGAAACATAGCGTTGCTCACCGGGAGTATCTCACCTTAACCTTAGTATCACCGCACGCACATAATCGCTTAAGTTTCATGTCAGCAAAGCAAGCAGTAGTACACAGCATCCGACATGTGTTAATAGACAAAACACACGAAAGGTTCTTCATACGTACGTACTTCTTAATTATGTTCAGTAAATGTTGTCACTTCCTCCTCTGGAAACACTTAAGCGCTACGATGGTCCTATTCTcccttgtttaaaaaaaaaagtgctttaaaatgtttttttgttacagaAAATGAAAATCCACTACACACAGGAAAGAAGAGGTTACGACGGTGTCGTTACTCGTCCTCGCTTTCCCTTCTCTCTCTTTAATGGCATCCGCAGCTTTTCACAACCATGTTCTTGTATTTCTTAAGATTCACATTAGACTCGTCGATGTGATACAGCACGGAAATGGGAACCAGCTTGGTTGGAGCGCAGCACGGTTTGGGCACCTTGATGGAGGTAAGAGAAAACAACTACATGATAAACCCTTCTCGGGATAGGATGAGATGATCTTCTACCAACCTTTGTTGGATGATTTAAATGTACCAGTGTCTGTACGATCGCATGGTTGGTAGCGTTCATGTGTGCGTTGAGCGGGAAGTTGCATTCGCCACTGCAGTAGTACGCTCCGTAGCCTTCCGGTGCAATAATCCACTCCTGCGAGTaagcgagcgagcgaaaaaCGTTATACAAACACGAGACTATTACCCACAATACCTGTTACCTGACTACCAATACGTACATGCCACTGCAGATCTTTAAAGCTAACATACAGCTGCTGAATCCGGCAGCTCTTGTGCTGATCGTACGGCTGATGATATTGGAACGGGTGTCGGTGTTCGGTTTTACCATTTTTGCGCTTGCGTGTTGGCTGGCTACGCTTATTGCGCGTTAGATGCCGCTGAAGAATCGGCTTCATCATTTGCTGCATTTGATGAGGAGTTGCAATAGAAATTTAAgatgcaaataataataataatgagaTTCAGATGCGATAAATCTGAATTCTACACGAAACTAGAATGCTGAAACTCTGGAAATCTACCTACCTGTTGACTATTGGCGTACACCACCAAAAATGGCTGATACTCATCACTTCCACGCGCACTAACGAATCCAATATCATCCAGCTTCACCTCCCGTTCTACATGCATGGGACGAGAAAGTCATTGAAAGGCATTAGGCGTCAAGTAAATCTGGCACGATAAGAACGTTGCACGCATCTTACCAACACGATCTCCAAAGTACGCTCCAATGTAGAGACCATGGTTGGCCTGTCTATTTTTGAGCCACAGGTTAACCGCACCAGTAACATTAACTTCCAACCAACCCTCGTAATCGCCCGTCAGCTCCATGCTCGAGATTTCCGTCATTTCACTTTCGCTGCAAACACATCATCAAGTTATGGGTAAAAGTGACCAATATGCCAGAAACCGGCCCTTCTCTTACCCGTTCAACTCGGTTAGCGCATACACCGTCAGTGTCAGCGACGTGTTGTAGGTGGTGTACTTGTTCAGGTTCAGCTTTCGATAAAGACGCAACTCGGCCATCAGTACGCTGACGTCGTTTTCGATGTTGGTGATCCCGAACCACAAACGGCGACCCTTCTCGTGGCGCATTTCAGACCCGTGATGATCTGGGGCACAAGAATACATACATTACTACGTATAGGGTCACATCCACATCTGGCCATTCTACGTTAGTTACTTTCCGACTACCAGACTATAACTACAACCATATTATCGTAAGACGGAGATCACACAACATCAGGTGGGGTTTGCAGAGTTCATGCAGCTTCAGCCTGAATGCAATACATGCTTGCTGCAAGCATGTAAGTGTTAAGTTTAGACCAGCGCTCTAAGATGATATTCTCTGTATTGCCAACGGATGAGACATCATTGAATGATAGGAATGTTTCATGCCCAGCTATATATGTAGATATACGTTTGCGATCTTTACCAAGCGTCAACTCGCTACGCCAAATACCAACTTTCCAGCGCTTAAGTTAGTGTATTACGTTTTAGCCATACGTGTTAGGATCGGTCCGTGTCCTTCAGCCAGCAAATTACGGATTAGCCATTTTTACGTGGTTGTCAGTAGCAAAAAGgttgtacaaaaaaatgtcCGCACCAATGTCCGGAGCGACGTTGGGGGGAAAAACTCACTCTTGTTCAAAAAGGTCATAATAATATCACTCTCATCAATAGCTTTCCTGTCGGCATCGGTAATCAGGATGTCCAGGTCTGTACTACGAACCTTTCGTATATGGGCAGCTCCACCACTGGCGGCATCGTTCTCCTCCTGCTGCAGTTGATCGTAGACGTTCAGCAGAAATTGCGGCGCAGATTTGCTAGATTGCATGCCAGCGGACGAAGGAAGTTATTGCCAATTGCATACCATTCACCGTTTGTTTGGACATTGAGGTACCTACCCGACCGAGGAATGTAGATGGCGGACGGCCGGCCGTGGTCCCGGAAGCCCGAGCAGgttcaaaatttcattctcGATCTCCTGCTGCTCCTCGAACGAGAGAGCATCCTCCAGCACCGTCTGACCGACGCCGTTATCGACGTAAATTCCGGACAGCGTCGTCGTCGCTGCAGTTGCCCACCAGCAACACCCTAGCAAAAACACCACCAATGCGTACCCTAATACGCGACCCATACCCAACGCGTACAGACGAATCGGAGTTGTTTGGAATATCGCGGAATGCACTGGAcaacgggggttttttttcctctacaGCGGGCTTGGAAGAACACGATCACAAACTGATCCTCAAGGTACCAAAAACTTCGTTTCTACTTCCTTTACGCTTCGCTCGCCCTTTTGTTTCCGTCCCTGCGCCCTTTGGCATGTGCAACCTTCTGTTTCTTTGGCTCCTTCTCCGCTCTGTccgtttctctttctctctcattccctctctcgctctctcttctctctttctctctctgtctttcTCTGTTGAACTTGTCTGAGAAGCCAACACTTTGACAGCGATCGAAGACTCGATCTGTCTTGATCTTTCATCTCATCTCGGGCCTTCCATCTTCGTACATACGTTGAGGGGGTTGTTTCCAGGAACATAGGCCGACTGTGACGTTTTGTGCGGTAGGCCTGTCGGAGCAAACCAATCATCAGAGGTTGGCTTTTGCGCGAGCAAAAGCGCAAAATAGCGAATTCTCGGCGGGAGGTTTTGGAAAAGTAAAATCGCAGTTGACTTACGATAAGCAGACGGTGATTCTCTAACGATCATAATACCAATCAATATAAAATGTTGGTTATATATTTCAATACACCAACAAATACACTAAA
This window of the Anopheles moucheti chromosome X, idAnoMoucSN_F20_07, whole genome shotgun sequence genome carries:
- the LOC128307017 gene encoding CD9 antigen-like is translated as MAIKGCCSVVKYLVVLVNLLFWVVGFLIVSLAIWMLSDPTFLISMTQNEKNYTIGLYIFLTVGGLMLIVAFLGCCGAFKESQWMLTSFFCCLLMVLVAELAAGAWAFQNSNKLDDVVRSAVKEAVHTQYGVIPTRTATLDAIQKHYKCCGAEGPNDWQLSAFNNVERTTLSVEISNQPTSYKVPETCCVANITPEQCKRATQMEFLASMKTKSDLFVDGCTEKLVKAVQENIKLICYVGAAIVGIEMLTLILSLLLCCAIRRNDNYKH
- the LOC128306500 gene encoding protein 60A-like, which gives rise to MGRVLGYALVVFLLGCCWWATAATTTLSGIYVDNGVGQTVLEDALSFEEQQEIENEILNLLGLPGPRPAVRHLHSSVGKSAPQFLLNVYDQLQQEENDAASGGAAHIRKVRSTDLDILITDADRKAIDESDIIMTFLNKNHHGSEMRHEKGRRLWFGITNIENDVSVLMAELRLYRKLNLNKYTTYNTSLTLTVYALTELNGESEMTEISSMELTGDYEGWLEVNVTGAVNLWLKNRQANHGLYIGAYFGDRVEREVKLDDIGFVSARGSDEYQPFLVVYANSQQQMMKPILQRHLTRNKRSQPTRKRKNGKTEHRHPFQYHQPYDQHKSCRIQQLYVSFKDLQWHEWIIAPEGYGAYYCSGECNFPLNAHMNATNHAIVQTLVHLNHPTKVPKPCCAPTKLVPISVLYHIDESNVNLKKYKNMVVKSCGCH